ATTAAAGCGTAAAAATGTTGCCCACTTACATTGCTTACCTGGCTTTACATTAATTGAAGGAAATATGCAATTTTTAGATTGGCAAGCACTTCTAAAAGATGTTGATGTAGTCTACCATCAAGCAGCGCAAGCAGGTGTCAGGGCGAGTTGGGGTCAGTCTTTTCGAGATTATACTGAACGAAATATTAATGCTACACAAGTTTTGCTAGAAGCAGCTAAAAATGCTAAAAATTTGAAAAGGTTGGTATTTGCTTCTTCATCTAGTGTCTATGGTGATGCAGAAACATTACCTACTCACGAGGGGATTTGCCCACAACCAGTTTCTCCTTACGGTATTACTAAACTAGCGGCTGAACAATTAGGCGGACTATATTACAAAAACTTTGGTGTGCCATTTGTGGCATTGCGCTATTTCACAGTATATGGGCCTAAACAGCGCCCAGATATGGCATTTCATCAATTTTTTAAGTCTATTTTGGAGGATAAGGCAATTCCTATTTTTGGTGATGGACAGCAAACACGGGAGTTTACCTTTGTTAGTGATATCATCGCTGCTAATTTAGCTGCCGCTACTGTACCCGAAGCAGTTGGAGAAATCTTCAACATTGGTGGTGGTAGCAGAGTGGTTTTAGCAGAGGTGTTGGACATAATAGCAGAAATTGTCGCGAAACCAGTTAA
This region of Nostoc sp. UHCC 0302 genomic DNA includes:
- a CDS encoding NAD-dependent epimerase/dehydratase family protein, which encodes MAKIIVTGAAGFIGSQLVETLLQQGEEVVGIDEFNDYYDPILKRKNVAHLHCLPGFTLIEGNMQFLDWQALLKDVDVVYHQAAQAGVRASWGQSFRDYTERNINATQVLLEAAKNAKNLKRLVFASSSSVYGDAETLPTHEGICPQPVSPYGITKLAAEQLGGLYYKNFGVPFVALRYFTVYGPKQRPDMAFHQFFKSILEDKAIPIFGDGQQTREFTFVSDIIAANLAAATVPEAVGEIFNIGGGSRVVLAEVLDIIAEIVAKPVNRNYLEKATGDARHTAADVSKAQKILGYQPQVSLREGLSQEWQWIKSLY